The following proteins are co-located in the Haloplanus sp. HW8-1 genome:
- a CDS encoding HalOD1 output domain-containing protein, whose translation MLHQRDSHSDGGPEAEADTISHVRGDDHRPSYSVVVAVAEVTGTDPDRLRPLCDAIDPDALDRLVEPTPRRTTPASVVSVGFEFNGCNVIVHGDGRTVVSSREGDGSPSPADAPTNGYDGSRTTNSTSNTGPPSPSSVDLYMVNNVRYGAIERQSLVTDGTRTREERPGPESAFVRSNGLAAHVAGRVQVGTVGAVARGQ comes from the coding sequence ATGTTACACCAGCGTGATTCCCACTCGGACGGCGGTCCGGAGGCCGAGGCGGACACGATCAGCCACGTGCGTGGTGACGACCACCGTCCCTCCTACAGCGTGGTCGTGGCGGTCGCTGAAGTGACCGGAACGGACCCGGACCGCCTGCGACCGCTGTGTGACGCGATCGATCCGGACGCACTCGATCGGCTGGTCGAACCGACACCTCGTCGGACGACTCCCGCTTCGGTCGTCAGCGTCGGGTTCGAGTTCAACGGGTGTAACGTGATCGTCCACGGCGACGGCCGAACGGTCGTCTCGTCACGCGAGGGCGACGGGTCGCCCTCGCCGGCGGACGCGCCGACGAACGGATACGACGGATCCCGGACGACGAACTCGACTTCGAACACGGGGCCTCCGTCCCCGTCGTCGGTCGATTTGTACATGGTCAATAATGTGAGATACGGAGCTATCGAACGTCAATCTTTGGTAACTGATGGCACACGAACACGCGAGGAGCGCCCCGGACCGGAGTCGGCGTTCGTACGGAGTAACGGTCTCGCTGCGCACGTCGCGGGGAGAGTTCAGGTCGGAACTGTCGGCGCAGTCGCTCGCGGTCAGTAG
- a CDS encoding pyridoxal-phosphate-dependent aminotransferase family protein, which produces MRSPPETSELDVPSRILMGPGPSMIHPRVLRAMSTQALGYMDPSFLEIMDEIQELLRYTFQTDNEWTLATSGTGTAAMETAIGNLVEPGETMLVPTNGYFGDRMGKIARRAGGDVVTVDAPWGEPLQPADVADAFDEHQPDVFGFVHAETSTGVRQPNVPELTDIAHDHDAIVLADCVTSLSGVELRVDEWGIDAAYGSPQKCLSCTPGATPLTIGERAREKIRNRDTDTGSWYLDLDLVMEYWGDERNYHHTAPTTNFYGLREALRLVAEEGLENRWERHLEVAGELREGLQKLGLEPAAEKEYWLPSLNSIEVPDGVDDTAVIEFLMNEYDIDIASGLGALEGDIWRIGCMGYSARRQNVACLLTAMEEALEAQNFDVDEPTVEA; this is translated from the coding sequence ATGAGAAGTCCACCCGAGACGAGCGAACTCGACGTCCCTTCACGAATCCTGATGGGCCCCGGCCCGAGCATGATCCACCCCCGCGTTCTGCGTGCGATGTCGACGCAGGCGCTCGGATACATGGACCCTTCCTTCCTGGAGATCATGGACGAAATCCAGGAACTGCTGCGCTACACGTTCCAGACGGACAACGAGTGGACGCTCGCCACGAGCGGGACGGGGACTGCAGCGATGGAGACGGCCATCGGCAACCTCGTCGAGCCGGGGGAGACGATGCTGGTCCCTACCAACGGCTACTTCGGGGACCGCATGGGCAAGATCGCTCGCCGGGCGGGCGGTGATGTGGTCACCGTCGACGCGCCGTGGGGCGAGCCGCTCCAGCCCGCGGACGTCGCCGACGCCTTCGACGAACACCAGCCCGACGTCTTCGGGTTCGTCCACGCCGAGACGAGTACCGGCGTCCGGCAGCCGAACGTCCCGGAACTGACCGACATCGCCCACGACCACGATGCCATCGTTCTCGCGGACTGTGTCACCTCGCTTTCCGGCGTCGAACTCCGCGTCGACGAGTGGGGGATCGACGCGGCCTACGGCAGTCCTCAGAAGTGTCTCTCCTGTACCCCCGGTGCGACGCCGCTGACGATCGGAGAGCGCGCCCGCGAGAAGATCCGGAACCGCGATACCGACACCGGCTCCTGGTATCTCGACCTCGACCTCGTCATGGAGTACTGGGGCGACGAGCGCAACTATCACCACACCGCCCCCACGACGAACTTCTACGGCCTCCGCGAGGCGCTTCGCCTCGTCGCCGAGGAGGGACTGGAGAACCGCTGGGAGCGTCACCTCGAGGTCGCCGGCGAACTCCGCGAGGGACTCCAGAAGCTCGGCCTCGAACCCGCCGCTGAGAAGGAGTACTGGCTCCCCAGTCTGAACTCCATCGAGGTGCCCGACGGTGTCGACGACACCGCAGTCATCGAGTTCCTGATGAACGAGTACGACATCGATATCGCCAGCGGCCTCGGCGCCCTCGAAGGCGACATCTGGCGGATCGGC